A region of Ochotona princeps isolate mOchPri1 chromosome 9, mOchPri1.hap1, whole genome shotgun sequence DNA encodes the following proteins:
- the SDC2 gene encoding syndecan-2 — protein MRRAWILLTLGLVAYVSAESRAELTSDKDMYLDNSSIEEASGVYPIDDDDYASASGSGAGEDIESPEVTTSRPFLKVPITSVAPKVETTTLKIQNKMPAQTKTPEEIDKEKVHLSDSERKMDPAEEDTNVYTEKHSDNLFKRTEVLAAVIAGGVIGFLFAIFLILLLVYRMRKKDEGSYDLGERKPSSAAYQKAPTKEFYA, from the exons AGAGCAGAATTAACATCTGATAAAGACATGTACCTTGACAACAGCTCcattgaagaagcttctggagtGTATCCTATTGATGACGATGACTATGCATCTGCATCTGGCTCAG gAGCTGGTGAGGACATAGAAAGTCCAGAGGTGACAACATCTCGACCATTCCTAAAGGTACCCATCACGAGTGTTGCTCCGAAAGTGGAAACCACAACACTGAAGATACAAAACAAGATGCCTGCCCAGACAAAG ACACCTGAGGAAATCGATAAGGAAAAGGTTCATCTCTCTGACTCAGAAAGGAAAATGGACCCTGCTGAAGAGGACACAAACGTGTACACTGAGAAGCACTCGGACAACCTGTTCAAACGGACAGAAGTCCTCGCAG CTGTCATTGCCGGGGGAGTTATCGGCTTTCTTTTTGCAATTTTCCTTATCCTGCTGCTGGTATATCGCATGAGAAAGAAGGATGAAGGCAGCTATGACCTTGGAGAACGCAAACCATCCAGTGCTGCTTATCAGAAGGCACCTACTAAGGAGTTTTATGCATAA